In one Brassica oleracea var. oleracea cultivar TO1000 chromosome C9, BOL, whole genome shotgun sequence genomic region, the following are encoded:
- the LOC106312969 gene encoding zinc finger A20 and AN1 domain-containing stress-associated protein 7-like, with translation MSSEQNNSTSFPPTEPKLCDNGCGFFGSPSNMNLCSKCYRSLRAEEDQTAVAKAAVEKSLKLPSCSLITAPEPKQPLETKPASLETVVIAGTSSVPPVATGQDEGEPSKPTRPNRCFSCNKKVGVMGFKCKCGSTFCGSHRYPEKHECSFDFKEVGRGAIAKANPVVKADKVQRI, from the coding sequence ATGAGCTCTGAGCAAAACAACAGCACAAGCTTCCCACCAACAGAGCCAAAGCTCTGCGACAACGGGTGCGGATTCTTCGGGTCACCCTCCAACATGAACCTCTGTTCCAAATGTTACCGTAGCCTACGTGCCGAGGAAGATCAAACCGCAGTTGCAAAAGCTGCGGTGGAGAAATCACTTAAGCTTCCATCTTGCAGTCTCATCACCGCACCAGAGCCAAAACAGCCTCTGGAGACCAAACCAGCCTCGTTGGAAACCGTTGTGATTGCTGGGACGTCTTCTGTTCCTCCTGTAGCTACGGGACAGGACGAGGGAGAGCCTTCGAAACCCACACGGCCGAACAGGTGTTTCAGCTGTAACAAGAAGGTTGGAGTTATGGGGTTCAAGTGCAAGTGCGGTAGCACGTTTTGCGGGAGCCATAGGTACCCGGAGAAGCATGAGTGTAGCTTCGATTTCAAAGAGGTTGGACGCGGTGCAATCGCAAAGGCGAATCCTGTGGTCAAGGCGGATAAAGTCCAGAGGATTTGA